In the Cellvibrio sp. KY-GH-1 genome, TTGGCAATGAGCTCTTTCAGCACGTCAATCGCCTTACCCTGAATCGCAGCAACGCGATCTTCAACACCATTTAACTGGGCATTTTCCAATACCGCGTCGGTCGCCGCTTCAGAGGCATCAACACAATACACCTCACTTGCACCAGCAACTGCTGCTTGAATTCCCCAGCCGCCAATATATGAAAACACATCCAGCACGCGTTTACCCTGCACATACTGCTGCAACTGGGCGCGGTTAACACGGTGATCATAAAACCAACCGGTCTTTTGGCCGCCTTGAACCGGCGCCAGAAAACGGGTGTTGTTTTCGATCAACTCAACTTTTTCCGGAACCTCACCGTAGGCGACGTGTGTATACTCGGGGAGGTTTTCCAGCTCCCGCGCGCTGTGCTCATTGCTGAGTAAAACGCCAGAAGGTTCCAAAACCTGTACCAAAGCAGCAACAATGTCCTCTTTTACCGCTTCCATTCCCGCACCAGCAATTTGCACCACCAAATAATCACCAAAGCGATCCACCACCAACCCCGGCAGTAAATCCGCATCACCGTAAATCAGGCGATAGAAGGGCTCATCGAACGCAAGTTCACGCAATGACAACGCCTGTTTGATACGATGCACCAGAAGCGATTTATTAAGCGGGTACTTTTCATCGCGACTAACGAGGCGCCCGCAAATCAAGCCTGTGGGATTTATAAGGGCAATGCCTAGCGGCTTGCCGTTATG is a window encoding:
- a CDS encoding class I SAM-dependent rRNA methyltransferase; amino-acid sequence: MSLPVLVLKPQADRRLKLGHLWIYSNEVEVEKSPLKSFEMGQQALVTAHNGKPLGIALINPTGLICGRLVSRDEKYPLNKSLLVHRIKQALSLRELAFDEPFYRLIYGDADLLPGLVVDRFGDYLVVQIAGAGMEAVKEDIVAALVQVLEPSGVLLSNEHSARELENLPEYTHVAYGEVPEKVELIENNTRFLAPVQGGQKTGWFYDHRVNRAQLQQYVQGKRVLDVFSYIGGWGIQAAVAGASEVYCVDASEAATDAVLENAQLNGVEDRVAAIQGKAIDVLKELIANDERFDVVVLDPPAFIKKRKDQKAGEAAYRHINELGMRLLGRDGLLVSASCSMHLGKDTLLEIVRAAGRHLDRHVQIIGQGGQGPDHPVHPAIPETDYLKAVFARVYLA